A genomic region of Sporomusaceae bacterium FL31 contains the following coding sequences:
- the mutM_2 gene encoding formamidopyrimidine-DNA glycosylase — protein sequence MPEIPEIETVKNHLSVKVQGKTIKSITVNRDKALNVSVDEFIKTLVNQRICSVRRRAKQIIISFSNDHSMIIHFMLEGYMRFFYSDEELSGNPSVLFVLTSGDTLACYKINLGYIHLVATTMLEEIPELDGLGPEPLEPAFTVNEFLELLSQRKGMIKPLLMDQQFIAGIGNVYSNEVLFCSGILPTRKVAAIAVEERQKLYECLQNLLKRAVESGGVYDEKFSSDDTLTGGFESQLQVAYRTGQPCYRCGAVIMTKRVGGRNAFYCPICQT from the coding sequence ATGCCTGAAATTCCTGAAATCGAGACAGTTAAAAATCATCTTAGTGTTAAAGTTCAGGGTAAAACCATTAAGTCTATTACTGTGAATCGTGATAAAGCACTTAATGTTTCAGTCGACGAATTTATCAAGACCTTAGTGAATCAGCGGATTTGCTCAGTGCGTAGGCGGGCAAAACAAATTATTATCAGCTTTAGCAACGATCATTCCATGATCATTCATTTTATGCTTGAAGGATATATGAGATTTTTTTATTCGGATGAAGAACTCAGCGGAAATCCCTCCGTTCTGTTTGTTTTGACTTCAGGCGACACCCTGGCCTGTTATAAAATTAATCTGGGATATATTCACCTTGTTGCAACCACCATGCTAGAGGAAATTCCGGAACTGGATGGCTTAGGGCCAGAGCCGCTTGAGCCTGCTTTTACAGTGAATGAATTCTTAGAATTACTCAGTCAGCGTAAAGGCATGATCAAACCATTATTAATGGATCAGCAATTTATCGCCGGAATTGGCAATGTCTATTCGAATGAGGTCTTATTCTGCAGCGGAATTTTGCCAACCCGAAAAGTGGCGGCCATAGCTGTTGAGGAACGGCAGAAGTTATACGAGTGTCTGCAGAATCTGCTCAAACGGGCAGTGGAATCAGGTGGCGTATATGATGAGAAATTTTCTTCTGATGACACATTGACAGGTGGGTTTGAATCACAGTTGCAAGTTGCCTATCGTACTGGGCAACCCTGTTATCGGTGCGGTGCTGTCATCATGACCAAACGGGTGGGCGGAAGAAATGCATTTTACTGTCCTATTTGCCAAACATAA